The DNA window ACCAGGCTGGACGTCTTCAACAATACCCCCCGGCTTGTCACAGATCTGTGAATCGGCGTGGTGGGAGGGCTTGAGGCCGGTTTCACCCGCCCGTGGGGGGCGCTGCGCTACCCTCCCAGAATGACCGGCGGGTTCTACTCCACCTCCCTGTCCCGTCCCGGCGCCGTGCTCGCGCCGATGGCGGGCTACACCGACGCGCCCATGCGGCAACTGGCCGCTGAGCACGGCGCGCTGTGGACGGTGTCCGAGATGATCAGCGCGCGCGGTCTGGTGTCGGGCGGCGACACCGAGAAACTGAACCTGGGCCGGCCGTACGCGGGCGAGCGTGGCCGCGTGGTGCAGCTCTTCGGCGCCGACCCGGATGTGCTCGCGGCGGCCACCTCGCGCGCGGAGGCGTGGTTCGCCCCGGCTGCCATCGACCTGAACATGGGCTGCCCCGTACCGAAGATCCGCGGCAAGGGCGGAGCGTGTCTGCTCCAGACGCCGGACGTGGCGTACACGCTGGTCCGCGCCATGCGGCAGGCCACCGGGCTGGACGTGAGCGCGAAGATCCGCCTGGGCTGGGACCACGACCGCAGCGTGGAGGTCGCGCAGGGCCTCGCGGCGGCGGGCGCGGCGCTGATCACGGTGCACGGCCGCACCAGCGCCCAGCGCTACACCGGCCACGCCGACTGGGA is part of the Deinococcus metalli genome and encodes:
- a CDS encoding tRNA dihydrouridine synthase; translation: MTGGFYSTSLSRPGAVLAPMAGYTDAPMRQLAAEHGALWTVSEMISARGLVSGGDTEKLNLGRPYAGERGRVVQLFGADPDVLAAATSRAEAWFAPAAIDLNMGCPVPKIRGKGGACLLQTPDVAYTLVRAMRQATGLDVSAKIRLGWDHDRSVEVAQGLAAAGAALITVHGRTSAQRYTGHADWDAIARVAAAVDVPVVGSGDITSADLARERQRCGVAAVMIGRGAVGNPWIFTALRDGTEAWPDVGTRARTALRHAELQAAFYDDDSGRLTLRPLRKVLPAYLPDVPAVRDALVQVVTVDDVRRALAPLLDTPDTPAWPESSEGIGRPVAGYAVLQR